A window of Citrus sinensis cultivar Valencia sweet orange chromosome 7, DVS_A1.0, whole genome shotgun sequence contains these coding sequences:
- the LOC127898935 gene encoding uncharacterized protein LOC127898935 isoform X2 — protein sequence MVPSGNKEKKSRTDELDDTILYLKYLENQYLLMLAEPGSPNPSNLVTKPKKFIANKKSGAFSSNQCVRSKCKFCPSSATDNRAVTICFSSRSWGIFNLCVDYPSRTIPSWPVVICTVVTHHI from the exons ATGGTTCCTTCGGGCaacaaggaaaagaaaagcaggACAGATGAGCTTGATGATACCATTCTTTATCTGAAATACCTTGAAAATCAATACTTG CTCATGTTAGCCGAACCTGGTTCTCCAAATCCCTCCAATCTAGTAACTAAACCTAAAAAATTCATTGCAAATAAG AAGTCTGGTGCCTTCTCTAGCAACCAATGCGTTCGcagtaaatgtaaattttgcCCGTCCAGCGCAACAGATAACCGCGCAGTTACCATTTGCTTCTCAAGTCGCAGCTGGGGGATCTTCAACCTCTGCGTTGACTATCCCAGCAGAACAATACCTTCATGGCCCGTCGTCATTTGCA CAGTAGTTACCCATCACATATGA
- the LOC127898935 gene encoding uncharacterized protein LOC127898935 isoform X1 produces the protein MVPSGNKEKKSRTDELDDTILYLKYLENQYLLMLAEPGSPNPSNLVTKPKKFIANKKSGAFSSNQCVRSKCKFCPSSATDNRAVTICFSSRSWGIFNLCVDYPSRTIPSWPVVICSNLLLRKT, from the exons ATGGTTCCTTCGGGCaacaaggaaaagaaaagcaggACAGATGAGCTTGATGATACCATTCTTTATCTGAAATACCTTGAAAATCAATACTTG CTCATGTTAGCCGAACCTGGTTCTCCAAATCCCTCCAATCTAGTAACTAAACCTAAAAAATTCATTGCAAATAAG AAGTCTGGTGCCTTCTCTAGCAACCAATGCGTTCGcagtaaatgtaaattttgcCCGTCCAGCGCAACAGATAACCGCGCAGTTACCATTTGCTTCTCAAGTCGCAGCTGGGGGATCTTCAACCTCTGCGTTGACTATCCCAGCAGAACAATACCTTCATGGCCCGTCGTCATTTGCAGTAATTTGCTTCTACGCAAAACCTAA